The Penaeus chinensis breed Huanghai No. 1 chromosome 16, ASM1920278v2, whole genome shotgun sequence genome window below encodes:
- the LOC125033365 gene encoding ras-related protein Rab-35-like: MAREYDHLFKLLIIGDSGVGKSSLLLRFADNTFTGNYITTIGVDFKIRTLEVAGERVKLQIWDTAGQERFRTITSTYYRGTHGVIVVYDVTNGESFANVKRWLHEIEQNCEVVNRILVGNKNDCPDRKVVLYEDAKRFADQMNINLFETSAKDNINVEEMFTVMTKMVLQTKKEQKDRQSATSDPVRLHNPKKGKGKQKCC; the protein is encoded by the exons GGGTAGGGAAGAGCTCTCTACTGCTCCGGTTTGCAGACAACACATTCACAGGCAACTACATCACAACAATTGGTGTTGACTTCAAGATCCGCACGCTAGAAGTGGCCGGGGAGAGAGTCAAATTGCAGATATGGGACACAGCCGGACAAGAGCGGTTCAGAACAATCACATCAAC GTACTACCGTGGCACACATGGTGTTATAGTTGTCTACGATGTAACCAATGGGGAAAGTTTTGCAAATGTTAAACGCTGGCTTCATGAAATAGAACAGAATTGTGAAGTAGTCAACAGAATATTAG TTGGGAATAAAAATGACTGTCCAGACAGGAAGGTAGTACTCTATGAAGATGCAAAGCGGTTTGCAGATCAGATGAATATTAATCTCTTTGAAACTAGTgcaaaggataatattaatgttgaagAG ATGTTCACAGTTATGACCAAGATGGTTTTACAAACCAAGAAGGAGCAAAAAGATCGACAGAGCGCCACCAGTGATCCTGTACGCCTTCATAAcccaaagaaaggaaaaggcaaacaGAAATGTTGCTAG